One window of Dyadobacter sandarakinus genomic DNA carries:
- a CDS encoding Crp/Fnr family transcriptional regulator, translated as MPHPLIDHIRRMVELAPEEEAEILSFFEPVTARKKYILARAGETSPDLYFVAEGCIRLFHLSERGAEQTIQFAIEGWWLTDFSAFPTQQCSEFTIQALEKSELLAISAARHELLLARFPQLERYFRLIYQRAYGASQVRLKYQHDLSREEMYRRFASSYPQFTQRIPQYLLASFLGFTPEYLSELRKKRS; from the coding sequence ATGCCGCACCCACTGATCGACCATATACGCCGCATGGTGGAGCTGGCTCCCGAAGAAGAAGCGGAGATACTTTCGTTTTTTGAACCCGTGACAGCCCGTAAGAAATACATTTTGGCGAGGGCCGGCGAAACAAGCCCGGATCTGTACTTCGTCGCAGAGGGATGTATCAGGCTTTTTCACCTCAGCGAGCGCGGGGCCGAACAAACAATCCAGTTTGCCATTGAAGGCTGGTGGCTGACCGATTTTTCAGCTTTTCCCACGCAGCAATGTTCCGAGTTTACGATCCAGGCATTGGAGAAATCTGAGCTGCTGGCAATCAGTGCTGCCCGGCACGAACTGCTGCTCGCGCGCTTCCCGCAGCTGGAAAGGTATTTCCGACTGATTTATCAGCGTGCTTACGGTGCCTCGCAGGTGCGGCTGAAATACCAGCACGATTTGTCCAGAGAGGAAATGTACCGCCGCTTTGCAAGCAGTTATCCGCAATTTACCCAGCGCATCCCCCAGTACCTGCTGGCTTCTTTCCTGGGGTTTACCCCCGAGTACCTGAGCGAATTACGTAAAAAGCGTTCTTAA